Proteins encoded together in one Desulfosporosinus meridiei DSM 13257 window:
- the pdxS gene encoding pyridoxal 5'-phosphate synthase lyase subunit PdxS — MTDIGSFKVKTGLAEMLKGGVIMDVTTPEQAIIAEEAGACAVMALERVPSDIRAEGGVARMADPSIIQSIMAVVSIPVMAKARIGHFVEARILEALGADYIDESEVLTPADDSYHINKHDFKVPFVCGCRNLGEALRRIGEGAAMIRTKGEPGTGNVIEAVRHMRTVMSEIRALTLTPKEELMSAAKNMGAPYDLVLYVAEHGKLPVVNFAAGGIATPADAALMMHLGVDGIFVGSGIFKSGDPKARAKAIVMATTHYKDAKLLAEISKDLGQPMSGIEISTLTESQRMQERGW; from the coding sequence ATGACTGACATCGGTTCGTTTAAAGTGAAAACAGGACTTGCGGAAATGCTTAAAGGGGGAGTTATTATGGATGTAACAACCCCAGAACAGGCTATTATTGCAGAAGAGGCTGGAGCATGTGCTGTCATGGCTCTAGAGCGCGTTCCTTCAGATATTCGTGCAGAAGGCGGAGTTGCACGAATGGCAGATCCATCAATAATTCAGAGCATTATGGCTGTAGTGTCTATTCCAGTCATGGCTAAGGCAAGAATTGGTCATTTTGTTGAAGCTCGGATTTTAGAAGCCTTAGGCGCTGATTATATTGATGAGTCTGAAGTGCTAACACCTGCAGATGATTCTTATCATATTAATAAGCATGATTTTAAAGTTCCTTTTGTTTGTGGATGTCGGAATCTAGGGGAAGCATTACGCCGTATTGGCGAAGGTGCCGCCATGATTCGTACGAAGGGTGAGCCTGGAACAGGTAACGTTATTGAGGCAGTTCGACATATGCGAACTGTTATGAGTGAAATACGTGCCTTAACCTTAACTCCCAAAGAGGAGCTTATGTCTGCAGCTAAAAATATGGGTGCACCCTATGATTTAGTTCTTTATGTTGCAGAACACGGCAAGCTACCTGTCGTTAATTTTGCTGCAGGAGGAATAGCAACACCGGCAGATGCAGCATTGATGATGCATTTAGGAGTAGATGGTATTTTTGTAGGATCTGGTATTTTTAAATCCGGTGACCCAAAAGCACGAGCCAAAGCTATTGTAATGGCAACAACACATTACAAAGATGCAAAATTGCTTGCAGAGATTTCTAAGGATTTAGGACAACCTATGTCTGGAATTGAAATATCAACCTTGACTGAATCTCAGAGAATGCAAGAACGGGGTTGGTAA
- the pdxT gene encoding pyridoxal 5'-phosphate synthase glutaminase subunit PdxT, with the protein MKKRVGVLALQGAFREHRQVLEKLGCDVVEVRKTSDLDGIQGLIIPGGESTTIGKLLRIDEMGDKIKELGAKDMPIFGTCAGMILLSKTIVDSEQYSLNLMDTVVERNAFGRQIASFETDLQVPALGVNPLRAVFIRAPYLKEVAPNVGILAEYDGKIVFVRQGNLLASAFHPELTSDYRVHQYFLKMIDEH; encoded by the coding sequence ATGAAAAAGCGTGTTGGCGTATTAGCACTACAAGGTGCTTTTCGCGAGCACCGGCAGGTTTTGGAAAAATTGGGCTGCGATGTTGTTGAGGTGCGTAAGACAAGTGATCTTGATGGAATACAAGGGCTTATCATTCCAGGTGGAGAAAGTACTACTATAGGTAAACTCCTGAGAATTGATGAGATGGGCGATAAGATTAAGGAACTTGGCGCTAAAGATATGCCTATTTTCGGAACTTGCGCAGGTATGATTTTACTTAGCAAAACTATTGTCGACAGTGAACAATATAGTTTGAATCTTATGGATACGGTAGTGGAACGTAATGCCTTTGGCAGACAAATAGCAAGTTTTGAAACGGATCTCCAAGTACCTGCGTTAGGGGTTAATCCTTTACGTGCTGTTTTTATACGGGCACCTTATCTTAAGGAAGTTGCTCCAAATGTAGGTATATTAGCGGAGTATGACGGCAAAATTGTATTTGTGAGACAAGGAAATTTGTTAGCCAGCGCATTTCATCCGGAACTTACCTCAGATTATAGAGTTCATCAATACTTTTTGAAAATGATTGATGAGCACTAA
- the gyrB gene encoding DNA topoisomerase (ATP-hydrolyzing) subunit B, with the protein MQENKEQLVQTISDNYNAGQIEVLEGLEAVRKRPGMYIGTTGPRGLHHLVYEIVDNSIDEALAGFCNEIDVIIHQDNSITVVDNGRGIPVDIHPKTGKPGVELALTVLHAGGKFGGSESAYKVSGGLHGVGLSVVNALSKWLVVEVSKGGHVYHQEYSIGKPTTKLINVGETNKSGTKISFMPDSEIFEETVYDFNILAHRLRELSFLNKSVTINLTDERTDVKETFLHTGGIQDFVRYLNKNKDCLHPQPIFIETLKDSVQVEVCMQYNDGYAENLFSYANNINTQEGGTHEAGFKSALTRVVNDYARKNNMIKAGDSNLTGDDIREGLTAVISVKVPDPQFEGQTKTKLGNSEIRGIVDSATGEGLSTFLEENPSIARKFIDKSVQAARARDAARKARELTRRKSALEGTSLPGKLADCSWKEPDLCEMYIVEGDSAGGSAKQGRDRRFQAILPLRGKIINVEKARLDKILGNTEIRAMITAMGTGISDDFDIEKARYHKLIIMTDADVDGAHIRTLLLTFFYRYMKPLIENNFVYIAQPPLYKVKKGKDIQYVYTEPELTKVLEKIGRDKVEIQRYKGLGEMNPEQLWETTMDPAKRTILRVTMEDAMRTEEMFSVLMGDKVEPRRDFINRYAKDVRNLDA; encoded by the coding sequence TTGCAAGAAAACAAAGAGCAACTAGTTCAAACTATTAGTGACAATTATAATGCGGGGCAAATCGAAGTGCTTGAAGGTTTAGAAGCTGTTCGTAAACGTCCTGGAATGTATATTGGTACCACAGGTCCTCGTGGTCTTCATCATCTTGTTTACGAAATTGTTGATAATAGCATTGATGAAGCCTTAGCTGGCTTTTGTAATGAAATTGATGTCATAATTCATCAAGACAACAGTATTACAGTAGTTGATAATGGGAGAGGAATTCCCGTCGATATCCATCCTAAAACAGGTAAACCGGGTGTTGAACTTGCATTGACAGTGTTACATGCCGGAGGAAAATTCGGGGGAAGCGAAAGTGCCTATAAAGTTTCCGGGGGTCTGCATGGAGTAGGTTTAAGTGTCGTTAATGCTTTATCAAAGTGGTTGGTTGTAGAAGTTTCCAAAGGTGGACATGTTTATCATCAGGAATACTCAATTGGTAAACCAACAACCAAACTGATAAATGTTGGAGAAACCAATAAAAGTGGTACTAAAATATCTTTTATGCCTGATTCGGAGATCTTCGAAGAGACAGTATATGATTTTAATATTTTGGCCCACCGCCTTAGAGAACTGTCATTTTTAAATAAGAGTGTAACAATTAATTTAACGGATGAGAGAACTGACGTTAAAGAGACATTTTTACATACAGGTGGTATTCAAGACTTTGTTCGTTATCTTAATAAAAACAAGGACTGCCTACATCCTCAACCAATATTTATTGAAACCTTAAAAGATAGTGTTCAAGTCGAAGTTTGTATGCAATATAATGATGGTTATGCCGAAAATTTGTTTTCTTATGCCAATAATATTAATACCCAAGAAGGTGGAACCCATGAGGCTGGTTTTAAGTCTGCATTAACACGAGTAGTTAATGATTACGCAAGAAAAAACAATATGATTAAAGCCGGTGATTCCAACCTTACGGGAGACGACATAAGAGAAGGATTGACAGCAGTTATATCTGTCAAAGTACCTGATCCACAATTTGAAGGGCAAACTAAAACAAAACTTGGAAATAGTGAAATTCGTGGAATTGTAGATTCTGCCACGGGCGAAGGGTTATCGACTTTCCTAGAGGAGAATCCCTCAATTGCCAGAAAATTTATTGATAAGTCTGTTCAAGCTGCCCGAGCACGTGACGCTGCTCGTAAAGCAAGAGAGTTAACTCGTCGAAAGAGTGCCTTAGAAGGAACTTCTCTTCCCGGCAAACTTGCTGATTGCTCTTGGAAGGAACCGGATTTATGTGAAATGTATATTGTCGAAGGAGATAGCGCTGGGGGTTCAGCAAAACAAGGTAGGGATCGTCGCTTTCAAGCTATTTTGCCATTACGAGGAAAAATTATTAACGTCGAAAAGGCCAGGCTTGATAAAATATTAGGAAATACTGAAATTCGAGCTATGATTACCGCTATGGGTACTGGAATATCCGATGATTTTGATATTGAAAAGGCTCGTTACCACAAATTAATTATTATGACCGATGCTGACGTCGATGGTGCTCACATTCGGACCTTACTATTAACCTTCTTTTACCGTTACATGAAACCCTTAATCGAAAATAATTTTGTATATATTGCTCAACCCCCTCTTTACAAGGTTAAAAAGGGCAAAGATATTCAATATGTCTATACTGAACCTGAATTAACAAAGGTTCTTGAAAAAATAGGTCGGGATAAAGTGGAAATTCAACGCTATAAAGGTTTAGGAGAAATGAATCCTGAACAATTATGGGAAACCACCATGGATCCTGCCAAAAGAACTATTCTAAGAGTGACTATGGAAGACGCTATGAGAACGGAAGAAATGTTCTCGGTGTTAATGGGTGATAAAGTGGAACCCCGTCGTGACTTCATAAATCGCTATGCTAAAGATGTTCGTAATCTAGATGCTTAA
- the recF gene encoding DNA replication/repair protein RecF (All proteins in this family for which functions are known are DNA-binding proteins that assist the filamentation of RecA onto DNA for the initiation of recombination or recombinational repair.), producing the protein MMINSIRLQNFRNYVDEIIHFMPGTNILIGDNGQGKTNIIEGIYYLLTGKSYRVHREQELLRWEQSDFHIYGQFLMNRHKVSLESHYKDKKKMVKINQVACQRLSDFVGTINVIFFSPDDLVMIKGGPAERRRFLDLHIAQMRPGHVSILNAYNKALQQKNALLKSYNDKSFKYSQLQLWNQQIIELGKKIILNRADLTERLQGAVEPIFRNLSSEKETIKIMYYALGKSSVSEAISEFANLLNEKLDQEIERQMILIGPHRDDLQIFLNDKPGRLYASQGQQRSLVLSLKLAELELMRQEKGEYPLLLLDDVLSELDRFRRDYLIKFIESSKIQTLITMTSADNHLDLGTVYFVEKGHIRREA; encoded by the coding sequence ATGATGATCAACAGCATAAGACTACAAAATTTCCGTAATTATGTGGATGAAATTATCCATTTTATGCCTGGTACAAATATCTTAATTGGTGACAATGGACAAGGAAAAACAAATATCATTGAAGGAATTTATTATTTACTAACTGGAAAGTCATATAGAGTACATAGAGAACAAGAACTTTTACGTTGGGAACAAAGTGATTTTCATATTTATGGACAATTTCTTATGAATCGTCATAAAGTTTCCCTAGAAAGTCATTATAAAGATAAGAAGAAGATGGTAAAAATTAACCAGGTGGCCTGTCAGCGTCTATCAGATTTTGTAGGCACTATTAACGTTATCTTCTTTTCTCCGGATGACCTTGTAATGATTAAAGGTGGTCCGGCGGAAAGAAGAAGGTTTTTAGACTTACATATTGCCCAAATGCGCCCGGGCCATGTTAGCATTCTTAATGCCTATAATAAGGCACTTCAGCAAAAGAATGCTTTATTGAAATCATATAATGACAAAAGCTTTAAATACTCACAATTACAGCTTTGGAATCAACAGATTATTGAATTAGGGAAAAAAATAATTCTTAATAGAGCTGATTTAACGGAACGTTTACAAGGTGCCGTTGAACCTATATTTCGAAATTTATCATCAGAAAAAGAAACTATAAAAATTATGTACTATGCCTTAGGCAAAAGCTCTGTTTCTGAGGCCATTTCGGAATTTGCAAATTTGCTCAATGAAAAGTTAGATCAAGAGATAGAACGTCAAATGATTCTAATTGGACCTCATCGTGACGATTTACAAATTTTTTTAAATGATAAACCAGGAAGACTTTATGCATCTCAAGGTCAACAACGTTCATTAGTGCTTAGTTTAAAGCTTGCAGAACTTGAACTAATGAGACAAGAAAAAGGGGAATACCCCCTTCTTTTACTTGATGACGTCTTGTCTGAATTAGACCGTTTTAGGAGAGACTACTTAATAAAATTTATTGAGTCTTCAAAAATACAAACCCTGATTACTATGACAAGTGCAGATAATCACCTAGACTTAGGTACAGTTTATTTCGTAGAAAAAGGGCATATAAGGAGGGAAGCTTAA
- the remB gene encoding extracellular matrix regulator RemB → MYIHLGGDVLLKTDRIVAIIDLEMTKLSHVNQIFLDKVHKDNRKINYISEKGREKTLVVTMTDLYFSPISSITLLKRSFTEVGKDN, encoded by the coding sequence TTGTATATACATCTTGGAGGAGATGTTTTGCTTAAGACTGATAGAATAGTAGCAATCATTGATTTAGAAATGACAAAATTAAGTCATGTCAATCAGATCTTTTTAGATAAAGTTCACAAAGATAATAGAAAAATAAATTATATTTCAGAAAAAGGTAGAGAAAAGACCTTAGTTGTAACAATGACTGACTTATATTTTTCTCCAATATCTTCAATCACATTATTAAAGCGTTCTTTTACTGAGGTTGGAAAGGACAATTAA
- the gyrA gene encoding DNA gyrase subunit A: protein MADEILDGKVVPVEIADEMRKSFIDYSMSVIVSRALPDVRDGLKPVHRRILYTLHELGLTPNKPYSKSARLVGDCMGKFHPHGDSSIYDAVVRLEQDFASRYPLVDGHGNFGSIDGDSAAAMRYTELRMAKLSTYMLEDIDKDTIDFTPNYDEKQDEPTVLPAKFPNLLVNGSSGIAVGMATNIPPHNLGEVVNATVALLDDPNLSIDDLIKYIQGPDFPTGGTIMGHEGIRSAYLTGRGSVKIRAKAQIEQMEKAGKTRIVVTEIPFMVNKARMIEKIAELVRDKKIDGITDLRDESDRSGLRVVIELRRDVNPKVILNQLYKHTQLEDTFGVNMLALVNGQPRTLTLKDMIYHFIEHQKDVVVRRTRYELNKAEAEAHIIEGLRIALDHIDEVIETIRSSPDESRARENLSLRFGLSDKQAQAIVDMRLKRLTGLERDKLENQYKELMDTIAYLKSVLASEAKVIGIIKEKLEEIKNKFGDPRRTQITLDVSKMDIEDLIAVEDVVITVTHYGYIKRLPLSTYKSQNRGGKGVHGMATKEEDFVEHLFTTTTHHYILFFTSQGKVYRLKAHEIPEASRTGKGTAIINLLNLEQNEMITAVMAIKEYSPDYFLITATKKGIMKKTALQEYDSSRKDGLIALTLDEGDELIGVKLTQGLDDILLATKNGIAIRFPESDVRYMGRTARGVKGITLAANDLVVGMDVIGDEGELLTMSENGFAKRTNLKEFRVQGRGGRGVIVMKLNSKTGTLVGLKVVQVEDELMVITNNGIMLRIPVSSISNQGRSAQGVMAMRTGESTVVAIAKVLMKDDEELVESNNEDSEEEV from the coding sequence ATGGCTGATGAAATATTGGATGGGAAAGTCGTTCCCGTTGAAATTGCGGATGAAATGCGAAAATCATTTATCGATTATTCGATGAGTGTTATCGTTAGCCGTGCTTTGCCCGATGTTCGTGATGGGCTCAAACCTGTGCATCGAAGAATTCTATATACACTTCATGAATTGGGTTTGACCCCTAATAAACCTTATAGTAAATCTGCACGTCTTGTCGGTGATTGCATGGGAAAATTTCATCCTCATGGGGATTCATCGATTTATGATGCAGTTGTACGTTTAGAACAAGATTTTGCAAGCCGCTATCCACTTGTCGACGGACATGGTAATTTTGGATCAATAGATGGAGACTCAGCTGCAGCAATGCGTTATACCGAGCTTCGTATGGCAAAGCTTTCCACTTATATGTTAGAAGATATTGATAAAGACACGATTGATTTCACTCCAAATTATGATGAGAAACAAGATGAACCTACTGTATTACCTGCCAAATTTCCAAATCTTTTAGTTAATGGGTCTTCAGGAATTGCCGTTGGTATGGCAACAAATATTCCGCCTCACAATTTAGGAGAAGTTGTTAATGCTACTGTTGCCTTACTTGATGATCCAAATTTATCGATTGATGACCTAATAAAATATATTCAGGGACCTGACTTTCCAACAGGTGGAACTATTATGGGTCATGAAGGAATCAGATCTGCTTATTTAACAGGAAGAGGTTCAGTTAAAATTCGAGCTAAAGCGCAGATTGAGCAGATGGAGAAGGCTGGAAAGACTCGAATTGTCGTCACAGAAATTCCGTTTATGGTTAATAAAGCTCGAATGATTGAGAAAATAGCTGAGCTTGTTAGAGATAAAAAAATTGATGGGATTACTGATCTAAGAGATGAATCTGATCGATCTGGTCTGAGGGTCGTTATTGAATTAAGACGGGATGTTAATCCCAAAGTTATTTTGAATCAACTTTATAAACATACTCAGTTGGAAGATACATTTGGAGTAAATATGTTGGCATTAGTCAATGGACAGCCACGGACACTTACTCTTAAAGATATGATTTATCATTTCATCGAACATCAAAAAGATGTTGTCGTCCGAAGAACAAGGTACGAGCTTAATAAAGCCGAGGCTGAAGCTCATATTATTGAAGGATTGAGAATAGCTCTTGATCATATTGATGAGGTTATTGAAACTATTCGTTCTTCACCTGATGAATCAAGGGCAAGAGAAAACTTATCACTCCGTTTTGGTTTAAGTGATAAACAGGCTCAAGCAATTGTAGATATGAGATTGAAGCGTCTAACCGGACTTGAACGAGATAAATTAGAAAATCAATATAAAGAATTGATGGATACAATTGCCTATCTCAAATCAGTCCTTGCTTCGGAGGCAAAGGTTATTGGGATTATTAAAGAAAAACTCGAAGAGATTAAGAATAAATTTGGAGATCCCCGACGAACCCAAATAACACTTGATGTCAGTAAAATGGACATTGAAGATCTGATTGCTGTTGAAGATGTTGTTATTACGGTTACTCATTATGGCTATATTAAAAGGTTGCCTTTAAGTACGTATAAGAGTCAGAACCGAGGGGGTAAAGGTGTTCATGGGATGGCTACGAAAGAAGAAGACTTTGTAGAACATCTATTTACTACCACTACTCATCATTATATTCTTTTCTTTACATCACAAGGTAAGGTTTATCGATTAAAGGCTCATGAGATTCCTGAAGCAAGTCGAACCGGTAAGGGAACTGCCATTATAAATCTCCTAAATCTAGAACAAAATGAAATGATAACTGCAGTCATGGCCATCAAAGAGTACAGTCCTGATTATTTCCTGATTACTGCTACTAAAAAAGGGATTATGAAGAAGACTGCTCTTCAGGAATATGATTCATCACGAAAAGATGGGTTGATTGCTTTAACTCTAGACGAAGGGGATGAGCTCATAGGGGTTAAATTAACCCAAGGATTAGACGATATTCTTTTAGCTACAAAAAATGGAATAGCAATTCGTTTTCCTGAATCCGATGTGCGTTATATGGGGCGTACAGCGCGAGGGGTTAAAGGAATAACGCTTGCGGCTAACGATTTAGTTGTAGGTATGGACGTAATTGGTGATGAGGGTGAACTCCTAACCATGAGTGAAAACGGATTCGCCAAACGAACTAATCTCAAAGAGTTCCGTGTTCAAGGACGTGGCGGCAGAGGGGTTATTGTCATGAAATTGAATTCCAAAACCGGTACACTTGTTGGGCTCAAAGTAGTACAAGTAGAAGATGAACTTATGGTAATAACCAATAATGGAATTATGCTCAGAATTCCTGTTTCCAGCATTTCCAATCAAGGTCGTTCTGCACAAGGAGTTATGGCCATGCGAACCGGTGAAAGTACTGTAGTTGCTATTGCCAAAGTCTTGATGAAAGATGATGAGGAACTTGTAGAAAGCAATAATGAGGATTCAGAAGAAGAAGTCTAA
- the dnaN gene encoding DNA polymerase III subunit beta, giving the protein MKIFCSKDGLLSGVNAVQRAVSNKNPLPVLQGILIQAENQSLQFAATDLEMGIRCDVPAQIIEEGTMVVPAKLFTEVVRKLPDTTITLEERDQKIIISYYQSEIVLNGYDPEEFPLLPDLIEPLSFTLPTVIFKNMIRQTIFSCAAEENRPVFNGILLQIEGSNIRLVATDTHRLAYVISEITNTGDSRFSGIIPSKTLSEIYRLLRDEDEVLTISHSNNQVVFQFGTIFLISRLIEGQFPNYKQVIPQACETKVYLSVREFLDAVERASLLSRDKSSANIVRINVVDNELRIDQTSELGKISEQIGIEMDGKEVRIAFNAKFLIDALKVIDSEQILFELSGPFSPGVMRPMDNPNYIYLVLPVRTS; this is encoded by the coding sequence ATGAAAATCTTCTGTTCAAAAGATGGACTGCTTTCTGGTGTAAATGCTGTACAACGGGCTGTTTCTAATAAAAACCCATTGCCAGTCTTACAAGGAATATTAATACAGGCCGAAAACCAGTCTTTACAATTTGCAGCAACTGATCTTGAAATGGGGATTCGCTGTGATGTTCCAGCCCAAATTATTGAGGAAGGGACAATGGTCGTTCCTGCTAAATTGTTTACAGAAGTCGTTCGAAAATTACCAGATACAACAATCACGTTAGAAGAACGTGATCAAAAAATAATTATAAGTTATTACCAATCTGAAATAGTTTTGAATGGATACGATCCAGAAGAATTCCCTTTACTTCCAGATCTGATTGAACCCTTATCATTTACATTGCCTACAGTAATATTTAAAAACATGATTAGACAAACAATATTCTCATGTGCTGCAGAAGAGAACAGACCAGTCTTTAATGGCATATTACTTCAAATTGAAGGATCAAATATTCGATTAGTAGCCACAGATACTCATAGATTAGCTTATGTAATTTCAGAAATAACAAATACAGGGGATTCAAGATTTAGTGGTATTATTCCCTCTAAAACTCTTTCTGAAATTTATCGATTACTAAGGGATGAAGATGAGGTTTTAACAATAAGCCATAGCAATAATCAGGTAGTTTTTCAATTTGGGACAATCTTTCTCATATCAAGACTGATAGAAGGGCAATTTCCTAACTATAAACAAGTTATTCCACAGGCATGTGAAACTAAGGTATATTTATCAGTTAGAGAATTTCTTGATGCAGTAGAAAGAGCTTCTTTATTATCTCGCGATAAGAGTTCAGCTAATATTGTCAGGATAAATGTTGTAGATAATGAATTAAGGATTGATCAGACTTCAGAATTAGGTAAGATATCCGAGCAAATAGGCATTGAAATGGATGGGAAAGAGGTAAGAATTGCTTTTAATGCAAAATTCCTAATCGATGCTCTGAAAGTAATAGATAGTGAGCAGATATTATTTGAGTTATCCGGACCATTTAGTCCAGGCGTAATGCGTCCTATGGATAATCCAAATTATATTTATCTTGTTTTACCTGTAAGAACTTCTTAA